A single region of the Podospora pseudopauciseta strain CBS 411.78 chromosome 1, whole genome shotgun sequence genome encodes:
- the NUP84 gene encoding Nucleoporin nup84 (COG:U; COG:Y; EggNog:ENOG503P0IF): MAPGFNFPSISQESSRASLESRLREPSHREMTDLESTYRHSTVRVGNDVDFFAAELDRYNTDLRGRSNSEKREQIFKLLDSYYNYARNRVDRLQASQAGGRNRGAVWQRPGSVDVDVDEVEKGHFSVSAEEVRRAEEEAQTWDLLRRILPFRYQDSELAEEKNGRNPVPQSRREWWEEFLITDSVARERKIVLEWLQNSATHGPPVDVVVSELQHNAERGDILAHGWLHTRHKIKLQKSVNGYQGVLDPNAATSQSHLGSNILVTQLDPDAVTRQGRKLEPQDEFFERAIWLGCFEMLRRGYSMSEIRDWCAERTELWRAATIAPLPLSNPQDDEQFDFEPGSLVLWRRMCYAAAHDGGTSEYDRAVYGLLAGDLESVDKVCKSWDDKLFAHYNALLRTQFDIFLMKKGGKDLVAIAARFPAFNAVVYNGEPATVAKRLVASLENDPKTSNEALGTSKSLQAAIVANDLGRYLFHQGVVLSKKANARAKSKLIPEINFPISEHINEKKYVGLGDYDGLRTLAHVLIIVNTLDRLSNSKQESGHKAIRHAQENILTSYVSYLRLANLEELVPLYCSKLHEDRLYEVLGRNLIHIVGDEPREHQLIIMTKLGVDIKEFGRKLPLIYLNDVNDKSVRCDVKGHFKILEEGPATLKYGRIVRPDFIGDDSNDMEGESEELIRTLEWLIMVPGLFLETCTYAIRVYKYFLKRADLRAARALSVRVSGRYIAMEKLTFITFVDQNQDDAHGWFDEVANHDFSEAFLQECGVSRDRLLNVVRNLWELECLVRALDSMETLASMAGLSRDPSHPPAREMWTQAVGDVRNVKNCMQPVLNNWLMVSNEVDNDFQDLREAYIPETVIAYISTLHFAGGAVSRDNFMECMDLAALIAEKDSNIAQEFIKSGRMKELLESFAACSKALAVSTAESKGKSSKKHRELGWSRELWSIKP; this comes from the exons ATGGCGCCTGGATTT AATTTTCCATCCATCTCCCAGGAAAGCTCCCGGGCTAGCTTGGAGAGTCGACTTCGAG AACCGTCACACCGCGAAATGACCGACCTCGAGTCTACCTACCGCCATAGCACCGTCCGAGTCGGGAACGACGTCGATTTCTTCGCTGCTGAACTGGACCGCTACAACACCGATCTGAGAGGCAGGTCGAACTCTGAGAAACGCGAACAAATCTTCAAACTGCTCGATTCCTACTACAACTATGCACGGAACAGAGTAGACAGGTTGCAAGCAAGTCAGGCGGGAGGACGAAATCGGGGCGCTGTTTGGCAAAGACCAGGCTcggtggatgtggatgtggaCGAAGTTGAAAAAGGCCATTTTTCTGTCAGCGCTGAGGAGGTGCGAcgggcagaggaggaggcacAAACCTGGGATCTCTTACGGCGCATACTGCCTTTCCGTTACCAAGATTCAGAGCTCGCCGAGGAAAAGAACGGCAGGAATCCGGTGCCCCAGTCGCGGAGAGAATGGTGGGAGGAGTTTCTGATCACCGACTCTGTGGCCAGAGAGAGGAAGATCGTGTTGGAGTGGTTGCAGAACAGCGCCACTCACGGACCACCAGTCGATGTGGTTGTCAGCGAGCTCCAGCACAACGCCGAGAGGGGCGACATCCTGGCACATGGTTGGCTTCATACACGCCACAAGATCAAGCTGCAGAAGAGTGTCAATGGGTACCAGGGTGTGCTTGACCCTAATGCTGCCACTTCCCAATCCCACCTTGGCTCAAATATTCTCGTTACCCAGCTCGATCCAGACGCCGTCACACGCCAAGGCCGAAAGTTAGAGCCGCAGGATGAGTTCTTTGAGCGGGCCATCTGGCTGGGATGCTTTGAGATGCTACGCCGGGGGTACTCCATGTCTGAGATACGGGACTGGTGCGCAGAGAGGACGGAACTGTGGAGAGCAGCTACAATCGCGCCGCTGCCACTTTCAAATCCCCAAGATGATGAACAATTTGATTTTGAGCCAGGCTCGCTCGTGCTCTGGAGAAGGATGTGCTATGCAGCTGCTCATGATGGGGGAACAAGCGAATACGATCGGGCCGTCTATGGACTTCTTGCTGGCGATCTTGAGAGCGTTGACAAGGTGTGCAAGTCGTGGGATGATAAGCTTTTCGCCCACTACAACGCTCTTCTCAGGACACAGTTCGACATTTTCTTGATGAAGAAGGGCGGCAAGGACTTGGTAGCGATCGCTGCGCGTTTTCCGGCCTTCAACGCTGTTGTTTACAACGGTGAGCCGGCCACAGTTGCGAAGCGTCTCGTGGCCAGTTTGGAGAACGATCCGAAGACTAGCAACGAAGCTCTGGGGACTTCCAAGTCGCTCCAAGCCGCCATTGTTGCCAACGACCTGGGCCGGTATCTATTCCATCAAGGTGTTGTGCTTTCCAAGAAGGCGAATGCCAGGGCAAAGTCAAAGCTGATCCCAGAGATCAACTTCCCCATTTCGGAGCACATCAACGAAAAGAAGTACGTTGGTCTGGGCGATTACGACGGGTTGAGGACATTGGCTCatgtcctcatcatcgtcaacacCCTGGATAGGCTCAGTAACTCCAAGCAAGAAAGCGGCCACAAGGCAATTCGCCACGCCCAGGAGAACATTCTTACCTCCTACGTCAGCTACCTTCGACTCGCCAAccttgaggagcttgttcCCCTGTACTGCTCCAAACTCCACGAGGACCGTCTATACGAGGTGCTAGGCAGAAATCTCATTCACATTGTGGGCGATGAACCTCGTGAGCACCAGCTGATCATCATGACCAAGTTGGGAGTCGACATAAAGGAGTTTGGTCGAAAGTTGCCCCTTATCTACCTGAACGATGTCAACGACAAGTCGGTTCGATGCGATGTAAAGGGTCACTTCAAGATTCTGGAAGAGGGGCCGGCCACACTGAAATATGGTAGAATTGTTCGACCGGATTTCATCGGGGATGACTCCAACGACATGGAGGGAGAAAGCGAAGAACTCATCCGCACTCTGGAGTGGCTCATAATGGTCCCCGGGCTGTTCTTGGAGACATGCACCTACGCCATCCGGGTTTATAAGTACTTCTTGA AACGGGCCGACTTGCGTGCTGCCCGCGCCCTCAGCGTCCGTGTTTCCGGGCGATACATCGCCATGGAGAAGTTGACGTTCATCACCTTTGTGGACCAAAACCAAGATGATGCCCACGGGTGGTTTGATGAGGTCGCTAATCACGATTTCAGTGAAGCCTTCCTTCAAGAGTGTGGCGTCAGCAGAGACAGGCTTCTGAATGTTGTCAGAAACCTATGGGAACTTGAATGTCTCGTCCGAGCACTGGACTCAATGGAGACATTGGCTTCCATGGCTGGTCTCAGCAGAGA tccatcccacccccctgcGCGCGAAATGTGGACTCAGGCCGTTGGCGACGTGCGCAATGTTAAGAACTGTATGCAGCCGGTGCTGAACAACTGGTTGATGGTCAGCAATGAAGTCGACAACGACTTTCAGGACCTCCGCGAGGCCTATATTCCCGAGACAGTTATCGCATACATCAGCACCCTCCATTTTGCCGGCGGCGCCGTTTCGCGCGACAACTTCATGGAATGCATGGACTTGGCTGCTCTGATTGCCGAGAAGGACTCAAACATAGCTCAGGAGTTCATCAAGTCTGGGAGGATGAAGGAGCTTCTAGAGTCTTTTGCAGCCTGCAGCAAGGCGCTGGCTGTGTCTACGGCTGAGAGCAAAGGCAAGAGCAGCAAAAAACACCGCGAGCTTGGATG GTCGAGGGAGCTTTGGTCTATCAAGCCATGA
- the CMC4 gene encoding Cx9C motif-containing protein 4, mitochondrial (EggNog:ENOG503P73Y; COG:O) gives MALVRDLQTDPPCHPRALTGITDCLTRNGFDEAKCTRYVDALYECCQAFYKKNGDEATTVSCPKASLLRLKMEQREKAKQ, from the exons ATG GCGCTTGTAAGAGATCTCCAAACTGATCCTCCATGCCACCCACGCGCG CTCACAGGCATCACAGATTGTTTGACGCGGAATGGATTTGACGAAGCCAAGTGTACAAGATATGTCGATGCCCTCTACGAATGTTGCCAGGCATTCTACAAAAAGAACGGCGACGAGGCAACCACGGTTAGCTGCCCGAAGGCGAGCTTGTTAAGGCTGAAAATGGAGCAGAGGGAGAAGGCGAAGCAATAA
- the SMT3 gene encoding SUMO protein smt3 (COG:O; EggNog:ENOG503P5B7) — protein MADAAENGSPGQGPDVPQGGSEHLNIKVTDNNNEVFFKIKRSTKLEKLMTAFCERQGKTIQSVRFLFEGQRVQPSDTPDTLEMQDGDTLEVHQEQVGGGGL, from the exons ATGGCCGACGCTGCGGAGAACGGTTCCCCTGGCCAGGGCCCCGATGTCCCCCAGGGTGGCAGCGAGCACCTTAACATCAAGGTGactgacaacaacaacgaggTCTTCTTCAAGATCAAACGAAGCACCAAACTGGAGAAGCTGATGACTGCCTTCTGCGAACGCCAGGGTAAGACCATCCAGTCGGTCAGGTTTCTCTTCGAAGGCCAGCGTGTCCAACCTTCCGACACCCCAGATACG CTCGAAATGCAGGATGGGGACACTCTCGAGGTTCACCAGGAACaagtcggtggtggtggtctctAG
- a CDS encoding hypothetical protein (COG:T; COG:Z; EggNog:ENOG503NWRH): protein MFAHNKPRERGSPRKVTPPSPSYMSNEQFAAYLADLRNNRINRPGGARPLPTSPTKQRDVAGLPPSGPSMGAMPASETSSLRHHHHNDSQQQGSPLEVSGIGPSASLPSMSASISSRFSAGTRGRDYYPNRPVQPLKPSDVVPSATYIERGQRWMEKEEAFSLRQAMEDMTVKNEEVKEDGAPVAEDEDEKRLYNAALDEAAELVWQHQNPGKVPQPGTPYRYKSHLRKDSYAHARTASVGMYGNDVAPTGLARNSTSTSVSGSSSEGEDGPASIRSRSSFTSAHPVDSGRGSLDSLRGGSAEARNAKTYNGVAAPAGPRPAGRRRSSLKRNISGEVQKPFSGDQIWEEPDSQEAERAEDPFPQDGKAQALQSKPRNPLNRVQFAPEAQSVAVTFPPSPQKRINRFEIHRNPPTQSRNPAYTTNSRPQAPVVREDVPRKHGIEVRSDEIRQATTMKLKDRSPALPTPSAVSDVPGRPIVSFDKNWKPHEEATDDKSDSTRSGRGIEAQHPVCLVPGRILSKQSKEAQQQAPPIPSISVSDDSPTPSPPTRRSPFRRPQPAPPTIQVDGPAVPSISVSDTSSPAAPPVPSIVIAPDDADDGPSIPVIVTPDDSASTNNSGGSRRPLPTPQPGAPRVRQAAARPRGHWTPDPRPVGSRATARCHECGHFIEGRFVSLAGNSERFHPQCFTCFSCGTSLEALEISPEPDHYRAQRLERISRRAAGEILPEKPGETEAEDGDERLRFFCHLDWHELFAPRCKHCKTPIMGEHVVALGSHWHFGHFFCAECGDPFEKGMTHIEKDGYAWCVSCQTKRTERRAPKCRACRKAVIGQYIRALGGEWHDECFRCASCHGGFDDGQIFPQEGRGAPGETVVLCTRCMEAELKA from the exons ATGTTTGCACACAATAAGCCCAGGGAACGGGGCTCTCCCCGGAAAGTGACGCCGCCGTCACCTTCGTACATGTCGAACGAGCAATTCG CCGCGTACCTGGCAGACCTGCGCAACAACCGCATCAACCGGCCCGGCGGTGctcgtcctcttcccacctcccccacaaaGCAACGAGATGTAGCCGGGCTACCCCCTAGTGGCCCGTCCATGGGAGCCATGCCAGCTTCCGAAACATCATCACTtcgccaccatcatcacaacgacagccagcagcaagggTCCCCCTTAGAAGTCAGCGGGATAGGGCCCTCCGCAAGTCTTCCGTCCATGTCCGCCAGTATATCATCAAGATTTTCAGCGGGAACCCGGGGGAGAGACTATTACCCGAACCGCCCGGTCCAGCCGTTGAAGCCGTCAGACGTCGTACCAAGTGCAACCTATATCGAACGGGGTCAGAGATGgatggaaaaggaggaggcgttTTCGCTGCGGCAGGCTATGGAGGATATGACAGTCAAAAATGaggaagtaaaggaagaTGGTGCGCCGgttgccgaggatgaggatgaaaaGCGGCTTTACAACGCTGCTCTCGACGAGGCTGCCGAGCTGGTATGGCAGCACCAGAATCCTGGCAAAGTGCCTCAGCCAGGCACCCCTTATCGATACAAATCCCACCTTCGCAAGGACAGCTATGCGCACGCACGTACGGCGAGCGTGGGCATGTATGGCAATGATGTTGCTCCAACTGGACTGGCGAGAAATTCTACTTCTACGTCAGTTTCCGGCAGCTCGAGCGAAGGTGAAGATGGGCCTGCGTCTATCAGAAGTCGTTCGTCTTTCACCTCGGCTCATCCGGTCGACAGTGGGCGAGGAAGTCTCGATTCGTTGCGGGGGGGTTCAGCTGAGGCTCGGAATGCAAAGACATACAACGGAGTCGCGGCTCCCGCAGGGCCTCGGCCAGCGGGGCGCCGTCGAAGCAGCCTCAAGAGAAACATCAGTGGCGAAGTCCAAAAGCCTTTTTCTGGTGATCAGATCTGGGAAGAACCCGACAGCCAGGAAGCTGAGCGTGCTGAAGATCCGTTCCCACAAGATGGGAAAGCTCAGGCCCTGCAGTCAAAACCAAGGAACCCGTTAAACCGTGTGCAGTTTGCTCCCGAGGCACAATCGGTTGCGGTCACGTTTCCACCGTCCCCCCAAAAGCGCATCAATAGATTTGAGATTCATCGcaaccctccaacccaaTCGAGGAATCCTGCTTATACCACAAACTCGCGCCCACAAGCTCCTGTGGTGCGTGAGGACGTGCCTCGAAAGCACGGTATCGAGGTTCGGAGCGACGAGATTCGGCAGGCCACCACTATGAAGCTCAAAGACCGTAGTCCAGCGCTACCCACGCCATCTGCCGTCAGTGACGTTCCGGGGCGACCAATCGTAAGCTTTGATAAGAATTGGAAGCCCCATGAGGAGGCTACTGACGATAAGTCAGACTCGACGAGGTCCGGACGAGGCATCGAAGCCCAGCATCCCGTGTGCCTCGTCCCTGGCCGGATCCTCTCCAAGCAGTCCAAAGAagcccagcagcaagcgCCGCCGATCCCTTCTATTTCTGTTTCGGATGATTCTCCGACCCCATCGCCGCCTACGCGCCGCTCACCGTTCCGCCGCCCACAACCAGCGCCGCCCACTATTCAAGTAGATGGGCCTGCTGTTCCCTCGATTTCGGTGTCGGACACCTCCTCGCCCGCTGCCCCGCCAGTTCCGTCCATCGTAATCGCGCCTGACGATGCCGATGACGGTCCGAGTATCCCCGTGATCGTGACCCCGGACGACAGCGCGAGTACGAATAATAGTGGCGGCTCGCGGCGGCCACTCCCCACTCCTCAACCAGGAGCGCCTCGTGTCAGGCAGGCTGCAGCCCGTCCTAGAGGACACTGGACTCCTGACCCTAGGCCCGTGGGCAGCAGGGCGACGGCTCGCTGCCACGAGTGCGGCCACTTCATCGAGGGCCGCTTCGTCTCACTGGCAGGTAACTCAGAGCGATTCCACCCGCAGTGCTTCACCTGCTTTTCCTGCGGGACCTCCCTCGAGGCACTGGAGATTTCTCCCGAGCCAGATCACTATCGTGCCCAGCGCCTCGAGCGCATCTCTCGCCGCGCTGCTGGCGAGATACTCCCCGAAAAGCCGGGCGAGACGGAAGCAGAGGACGGCGACGAACGCTTGCGCTTCTTCTGCCACCTCGACTGGCACGAACTGTTTGCACCAAGGTGCAAGCACTGCAAAACGCCCATCATGGGTGAACATGTTGTGGCGCTTGGCTCACACTGGCATTTTGGTCACTTTTTCTGCGCCGAGTGCGGTGATCCGTTTGAAAAGGGCATGACGCATATCGAAAAGGACGGCTATGCGTGGTGTGTCTCTTGCCAGACGAAGCGCACAGAGCGGAGGGCACCCAAGTGCCGCGCCTGTAGGAAGGCTGTCATCGGACAATACATTCGGGCGCTGGGCGGCGAGTGGCATGACGAGTGCTTCCGCTGCGCTTCCTGCCACGGCGGGTTTGACGACGGCCAGATTTTCCCCCAGGAGGGGCGTGGAGCGCCGGGCGAGACAGTTGTTCTGTGTACCAGGTGCATGGAGGCTGAGCTCAAGGCTTGA
- a CDS encoding hypothetical protein (EggNog:ENOG503NUX4; COG:G), with protein sequence MIPSSPVPGRLPGTSAPETGLVDVEGTTRSGKEEITGESDSSEVKEFKEGGYGWMVVFSVALVNAHTWGLNSSYAVFLAYYLRSRDIAGSSPLAFAFVGGLSISISLLVSPLVTWCIGRFGTISTFRIGVVFEAISFVGASFSTHIYHLILSQGVCFGVGLGFCFTATVGVVPQWFVKRRSFANAVATSGSGFGGLTYSVATNAMITNLGLPWAFRILAIVAFVVNGGCSLILRDRNKAVGAKHVPFHLDLFKLPEYWLFLGWGFFSLMSYVIVVFSITDYAQQVGFSASQGSLAAAIFNLSQGIGRPLIGLASDHVGRLNVAGLGTLTAGVVAFFLWVFAGKSYPGLIIYALFGAFAGIIWPCVAPVGAEVVGLSLLPAALSIYWLVLVLPATFAEVIGLMLRTSGVDGYLNVQIFTGVMYIASFVSIWLLRSWKLQQMQILGTMDDPLAIEAPNAVQSGAKASENGRPRSYIMNMFVFRHV encoded by the exons ATGATCCCAAGTTCGCCTGTCCCAGGCAGGTTGCCGGGCACGTCAGCCCCTGAGACTGGGCTGGTCGATGTTGAGGGAACCACGAGATCTGGAAAGGAAGAGATAACAGGGGAAAGTGACTCTTCCGAAGTGAAAGAATTCAAGGAAGGTGGATATGGCTG GATGGTTGTCTTCTCAGTCGCCCTGGTCAACGCTCATACATGGGGCCTAAACTCATCATACGCCGTGTTTCTTGCCTATTACTTGCGCTCTCGAGATATCGCTGGCTCTTCACCGCTTGCCTTTGCTTTTGTTGGCGGTCTCTCAATCTCGATCT CGCTGCTCGTCTCTCCACTGGTGACATGGTGTATAGGGAGGTTTGGAACCATATCTACGTTTCGGATAGGGGTTGTGTTCGAAGC CATCTCATTTGTGGGAGCCTCCTTCTCGACTCACATATATCACCTAATCCTAAGCCAAGGAGTGTGTTTTGGAGttggtttggggttttgTTTTACAGCAACAGTCGGTGTAGTGCCCCAGTGGTTTGTTAAGCGACGTTCCTTTGCCAACGCTGTGGCGACATCTGGCTCTGGATTTGGTGGCCTCACATACTCCGTGGCAACCAATGCCATGATAACCAACCTGGGGCTGCCATGGGCTTTCAGAATCCTCGCCATTGTGGCGTTTGTGGTCAACGGTGGGTGCAGCTTGATCCTCCGTGATCGCAACAAGGCGGTCGGGGCGAAGCATGTGCCCTTCCATCTGGATCTCTTCAAACTACCTGAATATTGGCTATTCTTGGGTTGGggcttcttttctctcaTGAGTTATGTCATTGTTGTATTTTCCATCACGGACTATGCTCAACAAGTTGGCTTCAGTGCCAGCCAGGGTTCCCTGGCTGCCGCTATCTTCAACT TATCGCAAGGCATTGGAAGACCTCTCATTGGACTCGCCAGTGACCATGTTGGGAGACTCAACGTCGCTGGCCTTGGGACGCTCACCGCCGGCGTGGTTGCTTTCTTCTTGTGGGTCTTCGCCGGGAAGTCGTACCCAGGGTTGATCATATACGCCCTGTTCGGGGCGTTTGCCGGCATCATCTGGCCTTGTGTGGCTCCCGTTGGAGCTGAGGTGGTCGGTCTCTCACTACTACCTGCTGCTCTTTCAATTTATtggcttgttcttgttcttccagCCACCTT CGCCGAAGTGATTGGTCTGATGCTGAGAACATCTGGCGTTGATGGATACCTGAATGTCCAGATTTTCACGGGGGTCATGTATATTGCCTCTTTCGTGTCCA TCTGGCTTCTGAGGAGTTGGAAACTTCAACAAATGCAGATTTTGGGAACAATGGATGATCCGCTGGCGATCGAGGCGCCCAATGCTGTCCAGTCGGGGGCAAAAGCATCTGAAAACGGGCGTCCACGTTCGTACATCATGAATATGTTTGTTTTCAGGCATGTATAG
- a CDS encoding hypothetical protein (EggNog:ENOG503NZ5K; COG:C), protein MRVVQPIRYGPRFVVPRQQALRRNFGTTVRLQSYADTLPNLRIGAHTRVMFQGFTGKQATANAKDSIAWGTNIVGGVRPGRTGEHFGLPVLPTVQSAMKELKPDATAIYVAAHQAPGAIEEAIEAEVPLIVAVAEHIPLHDMLRIHSILKTQSKSRLVGPNSPGIISAVGKCRIGFQPLPCFSPGKIGIIAKSGTLSYETVASTTRAGLGQSLCIGVGGDIVPGTDLREALTVLENDSDTEAIALIGEIGGLGELDAAEWIRDYHSRTQSPKPIVGLIAGIHEPRGRIMGHAGAFTIAGEPDAKEKIEALVSVGVTMVTHPGQFGEAFKARLGGSTHGVNSLAGRGKLGNQRRQIHTAVRRPQTRTRFLAKPCTQQRRHLTLSEDDCMDLLREAGLNCGHYSGLGTRRFLAIGVDRSTRSPCILAAPTVDDDQIEKMVKRYPFDYRHGPDELAIERVASHLHISLKESAHESLRRLVHRLSDIFYEKEAYLMETEIVERLGEIKVVGARFGFDDAAYRSCGRQTELQKLRNTAVEDASELEAEKSGIIYIKLEGNGTIGTLVNGAGLAMNTVDALGGHATNFLDTGGKATSETVKHGFEVILKDPRVRVIFVNIFGGLTLGDMIANGIIMAFKELSPRVPVVVRIRGTNEKEGQKLIEESGLPLYAFDDFEAAKAKAIELSSA, encoded by the exons ATGCGTGTTGTTCAGCCTATCCGATATGGGCCCCGATTCGTCGTGCCGCGGCAGCAAGCCCTGCGCCGAAACTTTGGAACAACAGTGAGACTGCAGAGCTATGCCGACACTCTTCCCAATCTCCGTATAGGAGCACACACCCGTGTCATGTTCCAAGGCTTCACGGGCAAGCAGGCAACAGCAAATGCCAAAGACTCGATCGCTTGGGGGACCAACATTGTTGGAGGCGTGAGGCCCGGCCGGACCGGAGAACATTTCGGGCTTCCGGTGCTCCCCACGGTTCAGTCA GCCATGAAAGAACTCAAACCAGATGCAACAGCGATCTATGTAGCAGCTCATCAGGCCCCAGGTGCTATCGAGGAGGCCATTGAAGCCGAGGTTCCTTTGATCGTGGCAGTAGCAGAGCATATTCCTCTGCACGACATGCTTCGA ATTCATTCTATCTTAAAGACTCAATCCAAGTCTCGCCTGGTCGGTCCAAACTCCCCAGGGATCATCTCCGCCGTGGGAAAGTGTCGAATCG GATTCCAGCCCTTGCCTTGCTTCTCACCAGGGAAAATTGGAATCATTGCTAAATCAGGTACGCTGAGCTATGAAACTGTGGCGTCAACCACGAGAGCTGGTCTTGGGCAGAGCCTTTGTATAGGCGTGGGCGGTGACATTGTTCCCGGTACAGACCTGAGGGAGGCTTTGACTGTCTTAGAAAATGACAGTGATACGGAGGCTATTGCTCTAATCGGGGAAATCGGCGGTTTGGGTGAGCTGGATGCTGCCGAATG GATCCGAGACTATCATTCTCGCACACAAAGTCCGAA GCCAATAGTCGGACTTATCGCTGGGATTCACGAGCCACGCGGTCGTATCATGGGTCACGCCGGAGCTTTCACTATCGCTGGGGAACCCGATGCGAAGGAGAAGATAGAAGCGCTGGTGTCTGTTGGTGTAACAATGGTGACACACCCAGGTCAGTTTGGTGAAGCTTTCAAGGCAAGATTGGGAGGGTCTACACACGGGGTGAACTCCCTAGCTGGTCGCGGCAAATTGGGAAACCAGCGTAGACAGATCCACACGGCTGTCCGTAGACCTCAAACGAGGACTCGGTTTCTAGCAAAACCGTGCACACAGCAACGGCGCCATTTGACATTGTCCGAGGACGACTGTATGGATCTGCTGCGCGAAGCAGGCCTTAACTGCGGCCATTACTCGGGGTTAGGCACTAGGCGCTTCTTAGCCATCGGGGTCGATCGTTCGACCAGATCACCATGTATTCTTGCGGCTCCTACCGTGGATGACGATCAAATCGAGAAGATGGTAAAACGTTACCCCTTCGACTATCGCCACGGTCCAGACGAGCTTGCCATTGAGCGTGTTGCCAGTCACCTGCACATCAGTCTCAAGGAAAGTGCCCATGAATCTCTCCGCCGTCTTGTCCACAGACTATCAGACATATTTTACGAAAAGGAGGCATATCTGATGGAGACAGAGATTGTGGAACGTCTTGGTGAGATCAAGGTGGTTGGTGCCCGCTTCGGCTTTGACGACGCAGCCTATCGAAGCTGCGGACGGCAGACCGAGTTGCAGAAATTGAGAAACACAGCCGTGGAGGATGCCTCTGAGCTCGAGGCGGAAAAGAGTGGCATTATATACATCAAATTGGAGGGCAACGGGACCATCGGAACCTTGGTCAATGGCGCAGGGCTCGCCATGAACACGGTCGATGCCCTGGGGGGCCACGCAACTAATTTTCTCGATACTGGCGGGAAAGCAACTAGCGAGACGGTCAAGCACGGCTTCGAGGTTATCTTGAAAGATCCAAGGGTTCGGGTGATATTTGTGAATATTTTTGGCGGGCTGACTTTGGGGGACATGATCGCCAACGGCATCATAATGGCTTTCAAGGAGCTCTCGCCACGCGTGCCCGTCGTGGTACGGATTCGAGGGACCAACGAGAAGGAGGGACAGAAACTCATCGAGGAAAGTGGCCTCCCGCTTTACGCGTTTGACGATTTCGAGGCGGCTAAGGCGAAGGCGATAGAGCTATCAAGTGCTTag
- the COX19 gene encoding Cytochrome c oxidase assembly protein cox19 (EggNog:ENOG503P5KE; COG:C) has protein sequence MSTFGSPGALPNTKPSPPQRGSFPLDHDGECKDVMMSYLSCIKKVKGVNQDECRQLAKSYLGCRMDHNLMAKDDFKNLGFKEDKTPSQAGANTNGVKGELQW, from the exons ATGAGTACCTTCGGAAGCCCTGGGGCTCTCCCAAATACCAAGCCCTCCCC ACCACAGAGAGGGAGTTTTCCTCTTGATCATGACG GAGAGTGCAAAGATGTCATGATGAGTTACCTAAGTTGTATCAAGAAGGTCAAAGGCGTCAACCAGGACGAATGCCGGCAACTGGCCAAGTCATATCTTGGGTGTCGGATGGACCA TAATTTGATGGCAAAAGACGACTTCAAAAACTTGGGGTTTAAGGAGGATAAAACTCCCAGCCAGGCTGGggccaacaccaacggcGTCAAGGGCGAGCTTCAGTGGTGA